A DNA window from Hydra vulgaris chromosome 13, alternate assembly HydraT2T_AEP contains the following coding sequences:
- the LOC124815417 gene encoding cell division cycle protein 16 homolog isoform X3 — MSGENGANFDLSQLKNLVRQYIDQHMYKTALFWADKVYTLSKKEPQDCLWLAHALFLAKQFSRAVHLLKSNDLIIKNSAAKYLAARCLYEEKEFKAALETLESETNNNKLEFTIQNRGSVSVDRNSNNSSSSSVFAIHSNNRKLESSISLLKGMIHENFENKVLATKYYKDALQRDVYCFEAFDNLISHNLMNTSDEFLFFQTLSFSQQCSLEEEKLLKVVYGCKINKLSLPVHEKLPSYLELLKENLDYIVCNAEQYFNNYHYYEAFQLASFVYKNDPLHESCLPLYISCLVEFKMKNELYHVANKLVNNYPFKAVTWFAVGSYYLIIKKNEPARKYFSKATSIDINFGPAWLGFAHSYASEGERDQAISAYFSASKIMPGSHLPYLYLGLEYSLSNNFSYASKFYKEALAISPDDLHIRIELAVLGYENGEYEEAELILLNLLKKFEKSDMIHFKEIIYINLAHVLRKLKKLDEAIIFNQKALLFNPKCSSTYASIALCFFLKKNFKSAVDNCQIALSLKKHDTIAIQLLEQALDCLLHSKDHFFLDEEIVHCSKSEFRLSSSSIDLSCVTKNPTPSTETLESSTVEMNDSL; from the coding sequence ATGTCGGGAGAAAATGGCGCTAATTTTGATTTATCACAGCTAAAAAATCTTGTTCGACAATATATAGATCAACATATGTACAAAACAGCATTATTTTGGGCTGATAAAGTGTATACATTATCGAAAAAAGAACCTCAGGATTGTCTGTGGTTAGCTCACGCTTTGTTTCTCGCAAAGCAGTTTTCCAGGGCTGTTCATCTTCTTAAATCAAACgatcttattattaaaaattctgCTGCTAAATATTTGGCTGCTCGTTGTTTATACGAAGAAAAAGAATTCAAAGCTGCACTTGAAACACTAGAATCAGAAaccaataataataagttaGAGTTCACAATTCAAAATAGAGGTAGTGTATCAGTTGACAGAAATAGTAACAACAGTAGTAGCTCGTCTGTTTTTGCTATTCATAGTAATAATAGGAAACTTGAAAGTTCTATATCTCTTCTTAAAGGAATGattcatgaaaattttgaaaacaaagtacTTGCAACTAAGTACTATAAAGATGCCCTTCAACGTGACGTTTATTGCTTTGAAGCATTTGACAATCTTATTTCTCACAATCTTATGAATACTTCTGacgagtttttgttttttcaaactcTTTCTTTTTCTCAACAATGCAGtttagaagaagaaaaattactCAAAGTTGTCTATGGGTGTAAAATTAACAAGCTTTCTTTACCAGTACATGAAAAACTTCCATCATATCTTGaattactaaaagaaaatttagattATATAGTATGCAATGCAGAacagtattttaataattaccACTATTATGAGGCGTTTCAATTGGCatcttttgtttataaaaatgatcCTTTACACGAATCATGTTTACCTTTGTATATATCATGTTTAGTTGAATTTAAAATGAAGAATGAACTTTATCATGTTgcaaataaattagttaataacTATCCTTTCAAAGCAGTGACTTGGTTTGCTGTAGGTTCttattacttaattattaaaaaaaatgaacctGCTAGAAAATATTTCAGTAAAGCTACTTCAATCGATATAAATTTTGGTCCAGCGTGGTTAGGATTTGCACATAGTTATGCTAGTGAAGGTGAGCGTGATCAAGCTATATCTGCTTATTTCAGTGCATCCAAAATAATGCCAGGATCTCATCTtccatatttatatttaggtCTCGAGTATTCTCTGTCAAATAATTTTTCCTATGCaagcaaattttataaagaagctCTTGCAATATCTCCAGATGATTTACATATCAGAATTGAGCTTGCTGTGCTTGGATATGAAAATGGAGAGTATGAGGAAGCCGAgctaattttgttaaatttattgaaaaagtttgaaaaatcagATATGATACATTtcaaagaaattatatatattaatcttGCGCATGTATTGCGCaagctaaaaaaacttgatgaagCAATTATATTTAACCAAAAAGCGCTTCTGTTTAATCCAAAATGTTCCAGCACTTATGCATCAATAGctttgtgcttttttttaaaaaaaaattttaaaagtgctGTAGATAATTGCCAAATAgcattaagtttaaaaaagcacGACACAATAGCAATACAACTCCTTGAACAAGCACTTGATTGCTTATTGCATTCAAAAGACCATTTTTTCCTTGATGAAGAGATTGTTCATTGTAGCAAATCTGAATTCAGACTTTCATCTTCATCTATTGATTTAAGTTGTGTTACCAAAAATCCTACTCCATCAACAGAAACACTTGAATCATCAACTGTAGAAATGAATGATAGTTTGT
- the LOC124815417 gene encoding cell division cycle protein 16 homolog isoform X2, with protein sequence MSGENGANFDLSQLKNLVRQYIDQHMYKTALFWADKVYTLSKKEPQDCLWLAHALFLAKQFSRAVHLLKSNDLIIKNSAAKYLAARCLYEEKEFKAALETLESETNNNKLEFTIQNRGSVSVDRNSNNSSSSSVFAIHSNNRKLESSISLLKGMIHENFENKVLATKYYKDALQRDVYCFEAFDNLISHNLMNTSDEFLFFQTLSFSQQCSLEEEKLLKVVYGCKINKLSLPVHEKLPSYLELLKENLDYIVCNAEQYFNNYHYYEAFQLASFVYKNDPLHESCLPLYISCLVEFKMKNELYHVANKLVNNYPFKAVTWFAVGSYYLIIKKNEPARKYFSKATSIDINFGPAWLGFAHSYASEGERDQAISAYFSASKIMPGSHLPYLYLGLEYSLSNNFSYASKFYKEALAISPDDLHIRIELAVLGYENGEYEEAELILLNLLKKFEKSDMIHFKEIIYINLAHVLRKLKKLDEAIIFNQKALLFNPKCSSTYASIALCFFLKKNFKSAVDNCQIALSLKKHDTIAIQLLEQALDCLLHSKDHFFLDEEIVHCSKSEFRLSSSSIDLSCVTKNPTPSTETLESSTVEMNDSLCMSLDLSSKL encoded by the coding sequence ATGTCGGGAGAAAATGGCGCTAATTTTGATTTATCACAGCTAAAAAATCTTGTTCGACAATATATAGATCAACATATGTACAAAACAGCATTATTTTGGGCTGATAAAGTGTATACATTATCGAAAAAAGAACCTCAGGATTGTCTGTGGTTAGCTCACGCTTTGTTTCTCGCAAAGCAGTTTTCCAGGGCTGTTCATCTTCTTAAATCAAACgatcttattattaaaaattctgCTGCTAAATATTTGGCTGCTCGTTGTTTATACGAAGAAAAAGAATTCAAAGCTGCACTTGAAACACTAGAATCAGAAaccaataataataagttaGAGTTCACAATTCAAAATAGAGGTAGTGTATCAGTTGACAGAAATAGTAACAACAGTAGTAGCTCGTCTGTTTTTGCTATTCATAGTAATAATAGGAAACTTGAAAGTTCTATATCTCTTCTTAAAGGAATGattcatgaaaattttgaaaacaaagtacTTGCAACTAAGTACTATAAAGATGCCCTTCAACGTGACGTTTATTGCTTTGAAGCATTTGACAATCTTATTTCTCACAATCTTATGAATACTTCTGacgagtttttgttttttcaaactcTTTCTTTTTCTCAACAATGCAGtttagaagaagaaaaattactCAAAGTTGTCTATGGGTGTAAAATTAACAAGCTTTCTTTACCAGTACATGAAAAACTTCCATCATATCTTGaattactaaaagaaaatttagattATATAGTATGCAATGCAGAacagtattttaataattaccACTATTATGAGGCGTTTCAATTGGCatcttttgtttataaaaatgatcCTTTACACGAATCATGTTTACCTTTGTATATATCATGTTTAGTTGAATTTAAAATGAAGAATGAACTTTATCATGTTgcaaataaattagttaataacTATCCTTTCAAAGCAGTGACTTGGTTTGCTGTAGGTTCttattacttaattattaaaaaaaatgaacctGCTAGAAAATATTTCAGTAAAGCTACTTCAATCGATATAAATTTTGGTCCAGCGTGGTTAGGATTTGCACATAGTTATGCTAGTGAAGGTGAGCGTGATCAAGCTATATCTGCTTATTTCAGTGCATCCAAAATAATGCCAGGATCTCATCTtccatatttatatttaggtCTCGAGTATTCTCTGTCAAATAATTTTTCCTATGCaagcaaattttataaagaagctCTTGCAATATCTCCAGATGATTTACATATCAGAATTGAGCTTGCTGTGCTTGGATATGAAAATGGAGAGTATGAGGAAGCCGAgctaattttgttaaatttattgaaaaagtttgaaaaatcagATATGATACATTtcaaagaaattatatatattaatcttGCGCATGTATTGCGCaagctaaaaaaacttgatgaagCAATTATATTTAACCAAAAAGCGCTTCTGTTTAATCCAAAATGTTCCAGCACTTATGCATCAATAGctttgtgcttttttttaaaaaaaaattttaaaagtgctGTAGATAATTGCCAAATAgcattaagtttaaaaaagcacGACACAATAGCAATACAACTCCTTGAACAAGCACTTGATTGCTTATTGCATTCAAAAGACCATTTTTTCCTTGATGAAGAGATTGTTCATTGTAGCAAATCTGAATTCAGACTTTCATCTTCATCTATTGATTTAAGTTGTGTTACCAAAAATCCTACTCCATCAACAGAAACACTTGAATCATCAACTGTAGAAATGAATGATAGTTTGTGTATGTCATTAGA